A single Streptomyces sp. 2114.4 DNA region contains:
- a CDS encoding IclR family transcriptional regulator — translation MSQTVDRALSILPLLAEGPADLGQVADRLGVHKSTALRLLRTLHEHGLVYRQSDQRYRLGARLFALAQQAAENLDVREIAHPHLVELNEKCGHTVHLAVHEENEVLYIDKVESRYPVRMYSRIGKPVAITVAAVAKLLLADLPEPERRALAEKLDYPLYTSRSTPNATAFLAELAKVGEQGWATDLGGHEESINCVAAPIRGADGRLVAAMSVSAPNVVVTAEELLTLLPLVRRTADAVSREYSGTAIPQSPPVP, via the coding sequence GGGCAGGTCGCCGACCGGCTCGGTGTCCACAAGTCCACGGCGCTCCGGCTCCTGCGCACCCTCCACGAACACGGCCTCGTCTACCGCCAGTCCGACCAGCGCTACCGCCTCGGCGCCCGGCTCTTCGCCCTCGCCCAGCAGGCCGCCGAAAACCTCGACGTACGCGAAATCGCCCACCCCCACCTCGTCGAACTCAACGAGAAATGCGGGCACACCGTCCACCTCGCGGTCCATGAGGAGAACGAGGTCCTTTACATCGACAAGGTGGAGAGCCGCTATCCGGTCCGGATGTACTCCCGGATCGGCAAACCCGTCGCGATCACCGTCGCCGCGGTCGCCAAGCTGCTCCTCGCCGACCTGCCCGAACCCGAGCGCCGCGCCCTCGCGGAAAAGCTCGACTACCCCCTCTACACGTCCCGTTCGACCCCGAACGCCACGGCCTTCCTGGCCGAACTGGCCAAGGTCGGCGAACAGGGCTGGGCCACCGACCTCGGTGGCCACGAGGAGTCCATCAACTGCGTCGCGGCCCCCATCCGCGGTGCGGACGGACGCCTGGTCGCCGCCATGTCGGTCTCCGCGCCCAATGTCGTCGTCACCGCCGAAGAACTCCTCACACTGCTCCCGCTGGTACGCCGCACCGCCGACGCCGTCAGCCGGGAGTACTCCGGAACCGCCATTCCCCAGTCACCACCGGTCCCGTGA